The following are from one region of the Nitrospirota bacterium genome:
- a CDS encoding antitermination protein NusG, with product EQIISLKRLLESKEALDLYPYLKEGQGVRIKNGPLAGVEGILVEKLGQHMLVLSVDILRQGVAVKIEASNVETV from the coding sequence GAACAGATAATTTCTTTAAAAAGACTTTTAGAAAGCAAAGAAGCCCTTGACCTCTATCCCTATCTTAAGGAAGGCCAGGGGGTCAGGATAAAAAATGGTCCACTTGCTGGTGTGGAAGGAATCCTCGTTGAGAAGTTAGGACAGCATATGCTCGTGCTTTCTGTGGATATTTTACGCCAGGGAGTAGCCGTAAAGATAGAAGCATCAAATGTTGAAACAGTTTAA